A single region of the Plantactinospora soyae genome encodes:
- a CDS encoding carboxylesterase/lipase family protein, with protein sequence MRETIRATVARPAAPNDRRTRSWRRTLAGTVAVVAAVGAGTVLLTGAGADPVDAAETRSGPAVVRTDRGTVRGTVAGDHRSFQGIPYAAPPVGELRWQPPRPAARWTGIRDAGRPGPACAQLRGLPMDQPSESEDCLYLNVTTPAARPGRQLPVMVWLHGGHFLFGQGDVYGGRSLATRGDVVVVTVNYRLGPLGFLAHPALDAGPGRPTSGNVGLEDQQAALRWVRDNAAAFGGDSGNVTLFGQSGGATSVCTHLAAPASGGLFHRAIIQSNSCATPLQTRQAAEAQATALVEKLGCVTHPRGTAGCLREKSAADLVAAAGFPGPEHDPGPSAGGTVLPVDPARALATGGFHRVPVLTGTTHDEYRGQVWGMERSGMNCPDGPETGRCELTDEQYPHLVDAFFGDRAAQVNARYPRDDYDSASEALAAIMTDHEYVRPALDADAQFARYVPTYAYEFADDRAPWFRTEPVLSFPPGAYHLADLPYLFDVGYAEPLRAQQRQLADQMIGYWTRFARTGDPNGAGSPDWARFRLDSRYVQSLAPGPDGIRRTDLARDHRYDFWRAMD encoded by the coding sequence GTGCGAGAGACCATCCGGGCGACAGTTGCCCGCCCAGCCGCCCCGAACGACCGCCGTACCCGTTCGTGGCGCCGTACCCTCGCCGGCACGGTCGCGGTGGTCGCGGCGGTCGGTGCGGGCACCGTGCTGCTGACCGGTGCCGGCGCCGATCCGGTCGACGCGGCCGAAACCCGGTCCGGCCCGGCGGTGGTCCGGACGGATCGCGGAACGGTCCGGGGGACCGTCGCCGGCGACCACCGGTCGTTCCAGGGCATCCCCTACGCGGCGCCGCCGGTCGGCGAGCTGCGCTGGCAGCCGCCCCGGCCGGCCGCGCGGTGGACGGGCATCCGCGACGCGGGCCGCCCGGGACCGGCCTGTGCCCAGTTGCGGGGGCTGCCGATGGACCAACCGAGCGAGTCGGAGGACTGCCTGTACCTCAACGTGACCACCCCGGCGGCGCGACCGGGCCGGCAGCTGCCGGTGATGGTGTGGCTGCACGGTGGACACTTCCTGTTCGGTCAGGGCGACGTCTACGGTGGCCGGTCGCTGGCCACCCGGGGCGACGTCGTCGTCGTCACGGTGAACTACCGGCTCGGTCCGCTCGGGTTCCTGGCCCACCCGGCACTGGACGCCGGTCCCGGCCGGCCGACGTCGGGCAACGTCGGCCTGGAGGACCAGCAGGCGGCGCTGCGCTGGGTCCGGGACAACGCGGCGGCCTTCGGGGGCGACTCCGGCAACGTCACGCTGTTCGGCCAGTCGGGCGGGGCCACCAGCGTCTGCACGCACCTGGCGGCTCCGGCGTCCGGCGGACTGTTCCACCGGGCGATCATCCAGAGCAACTCCTGCGCTACGCCCTTGCAGACCCGGCAGGCCGCCGAGGCCCAGGCGACGGCGCTGGTCGAGAAACTGGGGTGCGTCACCCATCCGCGCGGGACCGCCGGCTGCCTCCGGGAGAAGTCGGCCGCCGACCTGGTCGCGGCAGCCGGTTTCCCCGGCCCCGAGCATGATCCCGGCCCGTCCGCCGGCGGAACGGTGCTGCCGGTCGACCCGGCGCGGGCGCTGGCCACCGGCGGATTCCACCGGGTCCCGGTGCTGACCGGGACCACCCACGACGAGTACCGGGGCCAGGTGTGGGGGATGGAGCGCTCCGGGATGAACTGCCCCGACGGGCCGGAGACCGGCCGCTGCGAGCTCACCGACGAGCAGTACCCGCACCTGGTCGACGCGTTCTTCGGCGATCGGGCGGCCCAGGTGAACGCGCGCTACCCGCGCGACGACTACGACAGCGCCAGCGAGGCACTGGCCGCGATCATGACCGACCACGAGTACGTCCGTCCGGCGCTCGACGCCGACGCCCAGTTCGCGCGGTACGTGCCGACCTACGCGTACGAGTTCGCCGACGACCGGGCCCCGTGGTTCCGTACCGAACCGGTGCTGAGCTTCCCGCCCGGCGCGTACCACCTCGCCGACCTGCCCTACCTGTTCGACGTCGGGTACGCCGAGCCGCTCCGCGCGCAGCAGCGGCAACTCGCCGACCAGATGATCGGGTACTGGACCCGCTTCGCCCGTACCGGAGACCCGAACGGTGCCGGCAGCCCCGACTGGGCGCGGTTCCGGCTCGACTCCCGGTACGTCCAGTCACTCGCCCCCGGGCCGGACGGGATCCGGCGGACCGACCTGGCCCGCGACCACCGCTACGACTTCTGGCGTGCGATGGACTGA
- the lanL gene encoding class IV lanthionine synthetase LanL has product MTTESSAIEGRGFGRAVRFGGQVSGADTGPRYGLPEPAGLVTDLLARIVLAGWTVHRRDGRDVVTPATPVGRVQGWKLHVSATVLSAPEVLAACAPLLVETGTAFEYVATGPELAALNGPWAPRSDGGKFLTAYPATDELFRELAKRLDEATVGMVGPAILSDQPYRPGGVVHYRYGAFAGVGVFDNDGGHRRCVVSPLGNLVEDRCEAAFRPPPWVEMPFDSSPEWWAPAVAGPGSPASGTGSKWSVASMQSMRTAPTGPIDPARSTAVPGATGAPGTTGVAGSTGMSGPVDPAGPTGVLIGGRYAVTVAIRQANKGGVYRARDLRTGTEVLIKEARPHVGTDARGRDVRDLLGHEARVLRHLAPLRVAPRPLREFVQGDHRFLVEELLPGQPLRLGVRDFPEAGPDGLDGAVLLGVLGRLARLVRTVHSVGVVLRNLTPDTVLLLPDGELRLVDLELAALRTGGPDDWARLDLDGVDIPGFIAPEQLRGAAPDGAADRFSLGMLALHLVGRTTSIRSAGRSPLRSLQERVGALVEPSLGGRPVPPVLRRIITGLLREEPGDRLGLDEVVALCEAASADPQRCRVPDGVGADAELPTLPVGNWRDLVGGLIARLATDHDRDRGVGAGGHRPVGGSGRGVEPCTVRHGMAGPVAVLTRLVAGGSSTVDAGPIDRIPEPGRLAEPGTVLRAGRVLDALLDRLVHHLDREPHRLPGLYAGSAGTAWALCDAGRLLGRPYLVDRAVELALRLPVVWPDPGLSHGVAGLGTCLLHLWQHTYLPTLRDRITAAAGHLLDTVDRTGAMLWTVDPSFDSAFAGHRSYGLAHGTAGIGAFLLSAGHLLGRRDLTAAAVRCADTLLDAARYVGDAALWPGTPTTSGTRAHWYDGSAGVGSFLCRLYVRTGEARYLTASVAAARAVMRARWTAGTTYWHGLPGDGDFLLDLARATGDGRYARWAEALAVRLWAIRVYRDGLALLPDESGRPIDSGFGTGLAGQLAFLLRLRDGGPRLFHPDPDVTPRRGAARGPAGGTDLPRPRSARGAGPGAAVTAPGAGVQRGALPGTALAHRTAACPGGPACRC; this is encoded by the coding sequence ATGACGACCGAGTCGTCGGCCATCGAGGGCCGTGGTTTCGGCCGGGCCGTACGGTTCGGCGGGCAGGTGTCCGGTGCGGACACCGGGCCCCGGTACGGGCTGCCCGAGCCGGCCGGGCTGGTTACCGACCTGTTGGCCCGGATCGTTCTGGCGGGCTGGACCGTGCACCGGCGGGACGGGCGGGACGTGGTCACCCCGGCGACGCCGGTCGGCCGGGTACAGGGCTGGAAGCTGCACGTGTCGGCAACCGTACTCTCCGCACCGGAGGTGCTGGCGGCCTGCGCCCCGCTGCTCGTCGAGACCGGCACCGCCTTCGAGTACGTCGCCACCGGACCGGAACTCGCCGCCCTCAACGGGCCGTGGGCGCCCCGCTCGGATGGCGGAAAGTTTCTCACCGCGTACCCGGCGACGGACGAGCTGTTCCGCGAACTCGCGAAGCGGCTCGACGAGGCGACGGTGGGAATGGTCGGCCCGGCGATCCTCTCCGACCAGCCGTACCGGCCGGGCGGGGTGGTGCACTACCGCTACGGCGCCTTCGCCGGTGTCGGCGTGTTCGACAACGACGGTGGGCACCGTCGCTGTGTCGTCAGTCCCCTCGGCAACCTGGTCGAGGACCGCTGCGAGGCGGCCTTCCGACCACCGCCGTGGGTGGAGATGCCCTTCGACTCGTCGCCGGAGTGGTGGGCACCGGCGGTGGCCGGGCCGGGCTCCCCGGCGAGCGGGACCGGGTCGAAGTGGTCGGTCGCGTCGATGCAGTCGATGCGTACGGCGCCCACCGGTCCGATCGACCCTGCCAGGTCGACGGCGGTGCCCGGAGCAACGGGGGCACCGGGGACAACGGGGGTGGCCGGGTCGACGGGGATGTCGGGGCCCGTCGACCCGGCCGGGCCGACCGGGGTGCTGATCGGCGGCCGGTACGCGGTGACCGTCGCGATCCGGCAGGCCAACAAGGGCGGCGTCTACCGGGCGCGGGATCTGCGTACCGGGACCGAGGTGCTGATCAAGGAGGCCCGGCCACACGTGGGTACGGACGCCCGGGGGCGGGACGTCCGGGATCTGCTCGGGCACGAGGCGCGGGTGTTGCGGCACCTGGCACCGCTGCGCGTCGCGCCCCGACCGCTGCGCGAGTTCGTGCAGGGGGACCACCGGTTCCTGGTCGAGGAACTGCTGCCGGGACAGCCGCTGCGACTCGGGGTGCGGGATTTCCCCGAGGCGGGGCCGGACGGGCTGGACGGCGCGGTCCTGCTCGGGGTGCTGGGCCGGCTGGCCCGGCTCGTCCGGACGGTGCACTCCGTCGGCGTGGTGCTCCGGAACCTCACTCCCGACACCGTGCTGCTGCTGCCGGACGGGGAACTCCGGCTGGTCGACCTGGAGCTGGCGGCACTGCGTACCGGGGGACCGGACGACTGGGCCCGCCTCGACCTCGACGGTGTCGACATCCCCGGCTTCATCGCGCCGGAACAGTTGCGGGGGGCAGCGCCGGACGGCGCGGCGGACCGGTTCAGTCTGGGCATGCTGGCGTTGCACCTGGTCGGCCGGACCACCTCGATCCGGTCGGCCGGCCGCTCGCCGCTGCGGTCGCTCCAGGAGCGGGTCGGCGCGCTGGTCGAGCCGTCCCTCGGCGGACGCCCGGTACCGCCGGTGCTGCGCCGGATCATCACCGGCCTGCTTCGCGAGGAGCCGGGCGACCGGCTCGGATTGGACGAGGTCGTCGCGCTCTGCGAGGCGGCGTCGGCGGACCCGCAGCGGTGTCGCGTCCCCGACGGTGTCGGGGCCGACGCGGAGTTGCCGACCCTGCCGGTCGGGAACTGGCGGGACCTGGTCGGCGGACTGATCGCCCGGCTCGCCACCGACCACGACCGGGACCGCGGCGTCGGGGCGGGCGGGCACCGGCCGGTGGGCGGTTCCGGTCGAGGTGTCGAGCCGTGCACGGTGCGACACGGCATGGCCGGGCCGGTCGCGGTGCTGACCCGGCTGGTCGCCGGCGGATCGTCGACCGTCGACGCCGGTCCGATCGACCGGATCCCGGAGCCGGGCCGGCTGGCCGAACCCGGAACGGTGCTGCGCGCCGGCCGGGTGCTCGACGCCCTGCTGGACCGGCTCGTGCACCATCTGGACCGGGAGCCGCACCGGCTCCCCGGGCTGTACGCGGGCTCCGCCGGAACCGCCTGGGCACTCTGCGACGCTGGCCGGCTGCTCGGCCGGCCGTACCTGGTGGACCGGGCGGTCGAGCTGGCGCTGCGGCTACCGGTGGTGTGGCCCGATCCGGGGCTGAGCCACGGTGTCGCCGGTCTCGGCACCTGCCTGCTGCACCTGTGGCAGCACACCTACCTGCCGACGCTGCGGGACCGGATCACGGCGGCGGCCGGGCACCTGCTCGACACGGTCGACCGTACCGGGGCGATGCTCTGGACCGTCGATCCGTCGTTCGACTCCGCGTTCGCCGGGCACCGCTCGTACGGCCTCGCGCACGGCACCGCCGGCATCGGGGCGTTCCTGCTCTCGGCGGGGCACCTGCTCGGGCGCCGGGATCTGACCGCCGCCGCCGTCCGGTGCGCCGACACGCTCCTCGACGCCGCCCGGTACGTCGGCGACGCCGCGCTGTGGCCGGGTACGCCGACGACCTCGGGTACCCGGGCGCACTGGTACGACGGTTCCGCCGGAGTCGGCTCCTTCCTGTGTCGGCTGTACGTCCGGACCGGTGAGGCGCGCTACCTGACCGCCTCGGTGGCGGCGGCCCGGGCGGTGATGCGGGCCCGGTGGACCGCCGGCACGACGTACTGGCACGGGCTGCCGGGTGACGGGGACTTCCTGCTCGACCTCGCCCGCGCCACGGGTGACGGGCGGTACGCCCGCTGGGCCGAGGCCCTCGCGGTACGACTCTGGGCGATCCGGGTCTACCGCGACGGCCTCGCGCTGCTGCCCGACGAGTCGGGCCGCCCGATCGACAGTGGATTCGGCACCGGCCTGGCCGGGCAGTTGGCGTTCCTGCTCCGGCTGCGGGACGGCGGCCCCCGCCTCTTCCATCCCGATCCGGACGTCACGCCGCGGCGCGGCGCGGCGCGTGGCCCGGCAGGCGGTACCGACCTGCCCCGGCCCCGGTCGGCCCGCGGAGCCGGACCGGGCGCCGCAGTCACGGCACCCGGAGCCGGAGTGCAGCGGGGCGCACTGCCGGGAACCGCGCTCGCCCACCGCACCGCGGCGTGTCCGGGCGGGCCTGCCTGTCGCTGCTGA
- a CDS encoding endonuclease/exonuclease/phosphatase family protein — MMTYNIKNGGLDGTDPSRLDRILEVVAEQRPDVLALQELRGLRRNHRRLDSVARRLGMRPYLAGGWFGQPVAVLVRPPGRVDLARPVPRPFHHGAQRVVLETDRGPLTVLSTHLDPYSGRRRLREAGWLVAGARRAGPDRRPLPERLVLLMGDLNSLDPWSRHDERIARLRPEYRGRHLLPDGTTVDTRTIAALDRAGFLDLFRRPGLAVRDTVPTSQGGGAEFSGMRLDYLLATPPLARLAGPCRVVTGGTAESASDHYPLVADFDLSFR; from the coding sequence ATGATGACGTACAACATCAAGAACGGTGGGCTGGACGGCACCGATCCGAGCCGCCTCGACCGGATTCTCGAGGTCGTCGCCGAACAGCGGCCCGACGTACTGGCGTTGCAGGAACTTCGCGGCCTCCGCCGGAACCACCGCCGGCTCGACTCGGTCGCCCGGCGGCTCGGGATGCGGCCGTACCTGGCCGGCGGATGGTTCGGCCAACCGGTGGCGGTGCTGGTCCGCCCGCCCGGCCGGGTCGACCTGGCGAGACCGGTGCCCCGCCCGTTCCACCACGGCGCACAACGGGTGGTGCTCGAGACGGACCGGGGGCCGTTGACGGTGCTCAGTACCCATCTGGATCCGTACTCCGGGCGGCGCCGGCTGCGCGAGGCCGGCTGGCTGGTCGCGGGGGCGCGCCGGGCCGGGCCGGACCGCCGGCCGCTGCCGGAGCGCCTCGTGCTGCTGATGGGCGACCTGAACTCGCTCGACCCGTGGAGCCGGCACGACGAGCGGATCGCCCGGCTACGACCCGAGTACCGGGGCCGGCACCTGCTGCCCGACGGTACGACGGTGGACACCCGTACGATCGCCGCGCTCGACCGGGCCGGCTTCCTCGACCTGTTCCGGCGGCCGGGCCTGGCGGTCCGGGACACCGTACCCACCAGCCAGGGCGGCGGGGCGGAGTTCTCCGGGATGCGACTCGACTATCTGCTTGCCACGCCGCCGCTCGCCCGGCTCGCCGGTCCGTGCCGGGTCGTCACCGGCGGTACGGCCGAATCCGCGTCCGACCACTATCCGCTGGTCGCCGACTTCGATCTGAGTTTCCGCTGA
- a CDS encoding TetR/AcrR family transcriptional regulator C-terminal domain-containing protein, producing the protein MRQRPLRLVPSSNPANCAPEVSVTHPDPPYLRIVAEIRQRIDTGELGAGDQVPSTRQIMRQWGVAMATASKVLTVLRQEGLVRAEPGRGTVVVGDRERGTRPGPAGTASPRTPPRTAGRAEPELTQRHIVRAAIEIADVEGLPATTMRRLATELRVATMSLYRHVRGKDHLVVLMADTAFGEDDLPDPAPSGWRAQLEYLCRLQWSIYRRHPWLSQVVSLTRPLLAPNAMAHTEWAMRAVSGRGLDLDTVIHIAATTANYVRGTAVNLEREAEAEQDTGITDDEWMRTRGAAVTAMFSAGEFPLIASSATRPDVDLNLDSLFEFGLQRLLDGMVPLFPPPNP; encoded by the coding sequence GTGCGACAGCGTCCGCTGCGCCTGGTTCCCAGCTCGAATCCGGCCAACTGCGCCCCGGAGGTGTCCGTGACCCACCCCGACCCGCCGTACCTGCGGATCGTCGCCGAGATCCGGCAACGGATCGACACCGGCGAACTCGGCGCGGGCGACCAGGTCCCGTCGACCCGTCAGATCATGCGGCAGTGGGGCGTCGCGATGGCGACCGCCAGCAAGGTGCTGACCGTGCTGCGCCAGGAGGGGCTGGTCCGGGCCGAGCCCGGCCGGGGCACGGTGGTGGTCGGCGACCGGGAGCGGGGAACGCGTCCGGGTCCGGCCGGGACGGCGTCGCCGCGTACGCCCCCGCGTACGGCCGGGCGGGCCGAGCCCGAGCTGACCCAGCGACACATCGTGCGGGCGGCCATCGAGATCGCCGACGTCGAGGGGCTGCCGGCGACGACCATGCGGCGGCTGGCGACGGAACTCCGGGTCGCCACGATGTCGCTGTACCGGCACGTCCGGGGCAAGGACCACCTGGTGGTGCTGATGGCCGACACCGCGTTCGGCGAGGACGACCTGCCCGACCCGGCTCCGTCGGGATGGCGGGCCCAACTCGAGTACCTCTGCCGGCTGCAATGGTCGATCTACCGGCGGCACCCGTGGCTGTCCCAGGTCGTCTCGCTCACCCGCCCGCTGCTGGCCCCGAACGCGATGGCGCACACCGAGTGGGCGATGCGTGCCGTCAGCGGTCGTGGCCTCGACCTCGACACCGTGATCCACATCGCCGCCACGACCGCCAACTACGTACGGGGCACGGCGGTGAACCTGGAACGCGAGGCCGAGGCCGAACAGGACACCGGCATCACCGACGACGAGTGGATGCGTACCCGGGGTGCGGCCGTCACCGCGATGTTCAGCGCCGGCGAGTTCCCCCTGATCGCCAGCAGCGCGACCCGACCCGACGTCGACCTGAACCTGGACAGCCTCTTCGAGTTCGGTCTGCAACGCCTGCTCGACGGCATGGTGCCGCTGTTCCCGCCGCCGAACCCCTGA
- a CDS encoding sensor histidine kinase, with product MAADAVRLIHDLQDSRERLITAREEERRRLRRDLHDGLGPTLAGMAMQVRAAHKLVAEQPRTGRILDALAADLQTCTAEVRQLVDQLRPPALDRGLAAALRNECGRFESSTLSVRLQVEGNLQGLPAAIEVAAYRIVAEALTNVTRHSQASICWVNVDRDRALTLEIVDDGVGLGPRRPGGVGLDSMRERATELGGDFDITERAPHGTSIRVRLPFQPAITDQAVAGAAQNVPSTIDRPTTSPPAGEIPTIGRTGTDGGSDSVLDGADECWGTAHRSVAEATPDVPEPRGESAQPAAAGQVNGSNGQSPDSDAGRIG from the coding sequence GTGGCGGCCGACGCCGTCCGGCTCATCCACGACCTGCAGGACTCGCGGGAGCGGCTGATCACCGCCCGGGAGGAGGAGCGGCGACGGTTGCGCCGTGACCTGCACGACGGGTTGGGCCCGACGCTGGCCGGGATGGCGATGCAGGTACGCGCCGCGCACAAGCTCGTCGCCGAACAGCCCCGGACCGGCCGGATCCTCGACGCGCTCGCAGCGGACCTGCAGACCTGCACCGCCGAGGTACGCCAGCTCGTCGACCAGCTCCGCCCGCCGGCGCTGGACCGGGGACTCGCGGCGGCGCTGCGCAACGAGTGCGGCCGGTTCGAGAGTTCGACGCTGTCGGTCCGGTTGCAGGTTGAGGGGAACCTGCAGGGGCTGCCGGCGGCGATCGAGGTGGCCGCGTACCGGATCGTCGCGGAGGCGCTGACCAACGTGACCCGGCACTCGCAGGCCAGCATCTGCTGGGTCAACGTCGACCGGGACCGCGCGCTGACCCTGGAGATCGTCGACGACGGTGTCGGGTTGGGTCCACGCCGGCCGGGCGGGGTCGGGCTCGACTCCATGCGGGAACGGGCGACCGAACTCGGCGGCGACTTCGACATCACCGAGCGGGCCCCGCACGGTACATCGATCCGGGTCCGGCTGCCGTTTCAGCCGGCGATCACCGACCAGGCGGTCGCCGGGGCGGCACAGAACGTCCCATCCACTATCGACCGCCCGACCACCAGCCCGCCGGCCGGTGAGATACCGACGATCGGCCGGACGGGCACCGACGGCGGGTCCGATTCGGTGCTCGACGGCGCCGACGAGTGTTGGGGAACTGCCCACCGCTCCGTGGCCGAGGCGACACCGGATGTGCCGGAGCCGCGTGGCGAAAGTGCGCAGCCGGCCGCCGCCGGCCAGGTCAACGGCAGTAATGGCCAGAGTCCGGACAGCGACGCGGGTCGGATCGGATAG
- a CDS encoding response regulator, whose protein sequence is MAEPASWMDPLPTPVPPRTWRYVQRRATSMVHGGRILIVDDHPVVRRGLRTMLEGESWVSDVFEAATTAEALTSAVTNRVQVIAMDVSLPDGDGVDATQRIMQSCPDVKVLMLTMANDEEIVARALRAGARGYVLKDTDPDAVIDALRTVAQGGVVLGPGIGPSVLTALHRGPVELPAPFNQLTSRERDILGRLALGDTNARIARHFGLSEKTVRNQLSAIFAKLGVADRVQAALLARDVGLGT, encoded by the coding sequence ATGGCTGAGCCGGCGTCGTGGATGGACCCACTGCCGACGCCGGTTCCGCCCAGGACGTGGCGGTACGTGCAGAGGCGGGCGACAAGCATGGTGCACGGTGGACGGATCCTCATCGTCGACGACCACCCGGTCGTGCGCCGTGGCCTGCGCACCATGCTCGAGGGCGAGTCGTGGGTGAGCGACGTGTTCGAGGCGGCGACCACCGCCGAGGCGCTCACCTCCGCCGTCACCAACCGGGTCCAGGTGATCGCGATGGACGTGTCGCTGCCGGACGGGGACGGGGTCGACGCCACCCAGCGGATCATGCAGTCCTGCCCGGACGTCAAGGTCCTGATGCTGACGATGGCCAACGACGAGGAGATCGTGGCCCGGGCGCTCCGTGCGGGCGCCCGGGGGTACGTGCTCAAGGACACCGATCCGGACGCGGTGATCGACGCCCTGCGTACCGTCGCCCAGGGCGGTGTGGTGCTGGGACCGGGTATCGGGCCGTCGGTGCTCACCGCGCTGCATCGCGGCCCGGTCGAGCTGCCCGCCCCGTTCAACCAGCTCACCTCGCGGGAACGGGACATCCTCGGTCGTCTCGCCCTGGGTGACACCAATGCCCGGATCGCCCGGCACTTCGGGCTGAGCGAGAAGACGGTACGCAACCAGCTCTCCGCTATCTTCGCGAAGCTCGGCGTGGCGGACCGGGTACAGGCGGCCCTGCTCGCCCGCGACGTCGGGCTCGGCACCTGA